One genomic window of Phalacrocorax aristotelis chromosome 23, bGulAri2.1, whole genome shotgun sequence includes the following:
- the SGCA gene encoding LOW QUALITY PROTEIN: alpha-sarcoglycan (The sequence of the model RefSeq protein was modified relative to this genomic sequence to represent the inferred CDS: deleted 3 bases in 2 codons) — protein sequence MEAPALLRAWVLAAVALGGSWAALPDHHVLPDRRLSSETGAIFVHELEQELFQEAFLTGHEDDGAAAPITFQTHLRDHPDLPRWLRYIQRDPHQSGYLYGCPTAAEVGTHTIEVLAYNRHTYETVAQRLIVTVIPAPGGEPPYQGEFLVGNRNVEELLPAAAQEMFLQATAGVWDQDDLHVINITSALDRGGRVPLPIEGRKEGVYVKVGSRGAFSPCLASAASPQSRFRCSLGQQPLASCYDTFAPHFTIRWCNLTLLQVWPSPTAPGPVWGSGVLEEGGDFEPPTEVAPGNLLPGYLVTLLVPLAVAVLLCLLLGHLMCCRREGVQKRDLATSDIQLVHHTTIHGDTEELRHMAGSRDVSRPLSTLPMFNVRTGQRINPMPGPPDGARVPLLPQ from the exons CCTCCCCGACCGCCGCCTCTCCTCCGAGACCGGAGCCATCTTCGTCCAtgagctggagcaggagctgttCCAGGAGGCCTTCCTCACCGGGCATGAGGATGATGGTG CAGCCGCCCCCATCACCTTCCAAACCCACCTCCGGGACCACCCCGACCTGCCGCGGTGGCTGCGGTACATCCAGCGTGACCCCCACCAGTCGGGCTACCTCTATGGCTGCCCCACAGCCGCCGAGGTGGGCACCCACACCATCGAG GTGCTGGCGTACAACCGGCACACGTACGAGACGGTGGCACAGCGGCTCATCGTCACCGTCATCCCTGCTCCAG GCGGGGAGCCGCCGTACCAGGGTGAGTTCCTGGTGGGCAACAGGAAcgtggaggagctgctgccagcgGCCGCGCAGGAGATGTTCCTCCAGGCCACGGCCGGCGTCTGGGACCAGGACGACCTCCATGTCATCAACATCACCTCCGCCCTGGACCGGGGTGGCCGCGTCCCGCTGCCCATCGAGGGGCGCAAGGAGGGG GTGTACGTGAAGGTGGGCTCCCGTGGTGCTTTCTCGCCGTGCCTGGCGTCGGCCGCCTCGCCACAGAGCCGCTTCCGCTGCAGCCTGGGGCAGCAGCCCCTCGCCTCCTGCTACGACACCTTTGCCCCCCACTTCACCATCCGCTGGTGCAACCTCACCCTG CTGCAGGTCTGGCCCAGCCCCACGGCGCCGGGGCCGGTGTGGGGTTCCGGGGTGCTGGAGGAGGGTGGGGATTTTGAGCCCCCCACCGAGGTTGCC CCCGGGAACCTGCTGCCCGGGTACCTGGTGACGCTGCTGGTGCCGCTGGCGGTGGCcgtgctgctctgcctgctcctgggcCACCTCATGTGCTGCCGCAGGGAGGGAGT GCAAAAACGGGACCTGGCGACATCTGA CATCCAGCTGGTTCACCACACCACCATCCACGGTGACACGGAGGAGCTGAGGCACATGGCCGGCAGCCGGGATGTCTCGCGGCCCCTTTCCACCCTT CCCATGTTCAACGTCCGCACGGGTCAACGCATCAACCCCATGCCTGGTCCCCCGGATGGTGCTCGCGTCCCCCTCCTCCCGCAGTGA